DNA sequence from the Oncorhynchus nerka isolate Pitt River linkage group LG9b, Oner_Uvic_2.0, whole genome shotgun sequence genome:
AATATGTTATTCCACATTGAACCACTTTCTATTGGCAGTGTTTCCCCTTACTATTACTTTTAATAGGCGGCCCACCAAGCAAAAACCCATCTCACCTGTCGTAGACTAACTTTCACCGGGTACACGATGTCCGACCCCTCCCTTCTAAAGTGCATGTGGGGCTTGTCCTTGATGACGAACACGATATCAGCAGGGATGGTATTGGGCGACTCATCTCCTTCTCTGGGGAACGTGATCTTGGTCCCCTCCTTCCACCCTCTCTTAATCTCTATGGTGAGAATCTTATCCTCCGTCCTCATGGTCCGTCCGTCAGGGTTCATCCTCTTCCTGCTGATCTTCATCCTCTTGGTGCAACCATGAAACACTTCCTCCAGGGATACCCGCAGCTCGTGATGGACGGCCGGGTCCTGCTTCCTCCTCTGCTGTCCGCCCAGCCCCACGTGGCGGTCCCGAGGGAACCCGTTGAGATTAAACGAGGTGAAGGAGCCGAACGGGTCGTTGCCGTCCACGTCCATGTCCTCGTCGTCTCCGCCCGGACCGCGCCCGTTAGCCTTGCGTCCGAAGAACATCTCGAAAGGGTTGGCACCGCCGAAGAAGGTGGCGAAGGTGGCATGGGGGTCTCCGTGGAATGTGTAGGAGGTGAAGTTGCTGCCCTGGTCATCTGGACCACTACTGGGACCTCCTTTGAGACCTGACAGGAAATGACACTGGAGTCAACAACCATTCAGATAATGCATTGCATTTAACATATTATCTACTGAAACCTGAGTGACAGCAGCTGGGAAACAATGACATCATTTGGATAATGCTGATAACCTACGTATAGATAGCTAATGATGATAACCTTTGTATGTATAGACCATGCAGATAACCTACATGTATTGATAGATAATGCTGATAACATATGTATTGATAGATAATGCTGATATGCATTGATGGATAACACAGATAATTAATGTATTGATAGATAATGCTGTTAACATGGGTATTGATAGATAATGCTGTTAACATGTGTATTGATAGATAATGCTGTTAACATGGGTATTGATAGATAATGCTGTTAACATGTGTATTGATAGATAATGCTGATAACATATGTATTGATAGATAATGCTGTTAACATGTGTATTGATAGATCATGCTGTTAACATGTGTATTGATAGATAATGCTGATATGCATTGATAGATAACACAAATAATGAATGTATTGATAGATAATGCTGTTAACATGGGTATTGATAGATAATGATGTTAACATGTGTATTGATAGATAATGCTGTTAACATTGGGTATTGATAGATAATGCTGTTAACATGGGTATTGATAGATAATGCTGTTAACATGTGTATTGATAGATAATGCTGTTAACATGTGTAT
Encoded proteins:
- the dnajb4 gene encoding dnaJ homolog subfamily B member 4, which codes for MGKDYYKILGIVKGAADEDIKKAYRKQALKWHPDKNKAANAEEKFKEIAEAYEVLSDPKKREIYDQYGEEGLKGGPSSGPDDQGSNFTSYTFHGDPHATFATFFGGANPFEMFFGRKANGRGPGGDDEDMDVDGNDPFGSFTSFNLNGFPRDRHVGLGGQQRRKQDPAVHHELRVSLEEVFHGCTKRMKISRKRMNPDGRTMRTEDKILTIEIKRGWKEGTKITFPREGDESPNTIPADIVFVIKDKPHMHFRREGSDIVYPVKVSLRQSLCGCSVTVSTIDGKTCNMKITDVIKPGMRQTVAGQGLPLPKNPEQRGDLVVEFDVNFPESLPSNAKDVLKRHLPAS